Proteins co-encoded in one Campylobacter ornithocola genomic window:
- a CDS encoding DASS family sodium-coupled anion symporter — MSSNTKTLIVIADLVLFIALLYFSPFGETKVNQGLSLLIFIAILWLSEALHVTITAILVPVLAAILGLLPTAKALTGFADSNIFLFFGGFALAAAMHHQKLDKLIAHKILTLAKGHLGLSSLYIFITTAFLSMWMSNTATAAMMLPLAIGMLASLDPEKDRNTYVFILLGIAFSASIGGIGTIVGTPPNAIVATQLHISFAQWLKYGIPIVLIFLPAMILILYFMFKPKFNLQVDLHTENIELTRPRIITLVIFLVVALSWIFSGNISPIITSIFGHKIANLDAIIALLAAVLVCVFKVIDWKNIQKNTDWGVLMLFGGGITLSVVLKDSGASKVMADTIISFIEDGHLFIIGLIVAFFIVFLTEFTSNTASAALLVPLFISIADTLGVPALGLALIIAIGASCAFMLPVATPPNAIVFGTGHIKQQEMVRVGVILNIFCSISLAVIAYFFWL; from the coding sequence ATGAGTTCAAATACAAAAACACTTATAGTCATCGCTGATTTAGTGTTATTTATCGCTTTACTTTATTTCTCCCCTTTTGGCGAAACTAAGGTAAACCAAGGTTTATCACTATTAATTTTTATTGCCATTTTATGGCTTAGTGAGGCCTTGCATGTTACTATTACAGCTATTTTAGTGCCTGTTTTAGCGGCAATTTTAGGATTATTGCCTACCGCTAAAGCTTTAACTGGCTTTGCTGATTCAAATATCTTTTTATTTTTTGGCGGTTTTGCCTTAGCTGCAGCTATGCATCATCAAAAACTAGACAAACTTATTGCACATAAAATTTTAACCTTAGCAAAAGGGCATCTAGGCTTATCAAGCTTGTATATTTTCATTACCACTGCTTTTTTATCTATGTGGATGAGTAATACTGCAACAGCAGCCATGATGCTTCCACTTGCTATAGGTATGCTAGCTTCACTTGATCCAGAAAAAGATAGAAATACCTATGTTTTTATTCTTTTAGGTATAGCTTTTAGTGCAAGTATAGGTGGCATAGGTACTATAGTAGGAACTCCACCAAATGCTATAGTTGCTACTCAATTACACATTAGTTTTGCACAGTGGTTAAAATATGGCATTCCCATTGTTTTAATTTTCTTACCTGCAATGATTTTAATTTTGTATTTTATGTTTAAACCTAAATTTAACTTACAAGTTGATTTACACACTGAAAATATAGAACTTACAAGACCTAGAATCATCACTTTAGTGATCTTTTTAGTAGTTGCATTATCTTGGATTTTTAGTGGCAATATAAGTCCTATCATCACAAGTATTTTTGGGCATAAAATAGCAAACCTTGATGCAATCATTGCTTTGCTTGCTGCTGTTTTAGTATGTGTTTTTAAAGTAATTGATTGGAAAAATATACAAAAAAACACTGATTGGGGTGTGTTAATGCTCTTTGGCGGGGGTATTACTTTAAGTGTAGTATTAAAAGATTCAGGTGCTAGTAAAGTAATGGCTGATACTATTATTTCATTTATAGAAGATGGACATTTGTTTATTATAGGTTTAATCGTAGCATTTTTCATAGTATTTTTAACCGAATTTACTTCAAATACTGCTTCAGCAGCTTTACTTGTACCTTTGTTTATCTCTATAGCAGATACCTTAGGTGTTCCTGCTTTAGGACTTGCTTTAATCATTGCCATCGGTGCTTCTTGTGCTTTCATGCTACCAGTTGCTACACCGCCAAATGCTATAGTTTTTGGTACCGGTCATATCAAACAACAAGAAATGGTAAGAGTGGGAGTTATACTAAACATATTCTGCTCAATTAGCCTTGCAGTAATTGCATATTTCTTCTGGCTATAG
- a CDS encoding thiamine phosphate synthase, which translates to MWDKKIIAISDSQNTQGDFLNFIKELSQSSIDILVLREKHLDELEYTKLAKEVLKIFNKTQKICFLHYHYEACLKLNHQFFHAPLFVLQNYPQCYKKFELLGTSIHSKEELELAYKLKANHAFFGHIFESSCKVDLAPKGIKNLKVLLEVSKIPIYAIGGINIQTINQLKDLNLAGVCIREALYKSEGVGDYILKCKDLLVQKD; encoded by the coding sequence ATGTGGGATAAAAAAATCATTGCTATTAGCGATAGTCAAAACACTCAAGGAGATTTTTTAAATTTTATTAAAGAGCTAAGTCAAAGTAGTATTGATATTTTAGTGCTTAGAGAAAAACATTTAGATGAGTTAGAATATACTAAATTAGCCAAAGAAGTATTAAAAATTTTTAATAAAACTCAAAAGATTTGCTTTTTGCATTATCATTATGAAGCTTGTTTAAAATTAAATCATCAATTTTTTCATGCTCCTTTATTTGTTTTACAAAATTACCCACAATGCTATAAGAAATTTGAGCTTTTGGGTACTTCCATTCATTCTAAAGAAGAATTAGAATTAGCTTATAAGTTAAAAGCAAATCATGCTTTTTTTGGACATATATTTGAAAGTTCTTGTAAAGTTGATTTAGCTCCAAAAGGTATAAAAAATTTAAAAGTCTTATTAGAAGTTTCAAAAATACCCATTTATGCTATAGGTGGGATAAATATCCAAACTATAAATCAGCTAAAAGATTTAAATTTAGCAGGTGTGTGTATAAGAGAAGCTTTGTATAAAAGCGAAGGTGTAGGAGATTATATTTTAAAATGTAAAGATCTTTTAGTCCAAAAGGACTAA
- the thiH gene encoding 2-iminoacetate synthase ThiH has protein sequence MESEILIKVLKEVEKFDESKFSAFDVKQALVKDYLSLDDLKALLSSVAQDFIEDLVQKSSKITQKYFGNSISLFTPLYLSNFCNSKCIYCGFQKGNNIKRAKLNEAEIHKEIQEIKKSGLEEILLLTGEGREYASIEYLAKACEIAKEYFKVVGIEVYPMNVDEYALLHEKGCEYVSVYQETYNQKIYSKIHIEGEKSVFEYRFHAQERALKAGMRGVAFGALLGIDDFRKDAFATALHAYFLQQKYPHAEIALSIPRLRPIINNKKIHPKDVNETRLLQVLCAYRLFLPFASITISTRERAGFRDGVVKLGATKMSAGASVGVGERQGDKKGDDQFQTSDTRSVDEILTMLKNANLQAIMSDNIYVG, from the coding sequence ATTGAAAGTGAAATTTTAATTAAAGTTTTAAAAGAAGTTGAAAAATTTGATGAAAGTAAATTTAGTGCTTTTGATGTAAAACAAGCTTTAGTTAAAGACTATCTTAGCTTAGATGATTTAAAAGCTTTACTTTCAAGTGTTGCGCAAGATTTTATAGAAGATTTAGTGCAAAAATCAAGCAAGATTACCCAAAAATATTTTGGAAATTCCATTTCACTTTTTACACCTTTATATCTTTCTAATTTTTGCAATAGTAAATGTATTTATTGTGGATTTCAAAAAGGAAATAATATTAAAAGAGCTAAGTTAAATGAGGCTGAAATTCACAAAGAAATACAAGAGATTAAAAAAAGTGGCTTGGAAGAAATTTTACTCTTAACAGGTGAAGGTAGGGAATATGCTAGTATAGAATATCTTGCTAAAGCTTGCGAGATAGCAAAAGAGTATTTTAAGGTCGTGGGGATTGAAGTTTATCCTATGAATGTAGATGAATATGCACTACTTCATGAAAAGGGTTGTGAATATGTAAGTGTTTATCAAGAAACTTATAATCAAAAAATCTATTCTAAAATTCATATTGAAGGTGAAAAAAGTGTGTTTGAGTATCGTTTTCATGCACAAGAGCGAGCGTTAAAAGCAGGTATGAGAGGAGTTGCTTTTGGAGCTTTGCTTGGTATAGATGATTTTAGAAAAGATGCTTTTGCTACGGCTTTACATGCGTATTTTTTACAGCAAAAATATCCTCATGCTGAAATAGCTTTGTCTATTCCTAGATTAAGACCTATTATCAATAATAAAAAAATTCATCCAAAAGATGTAAACGAAACAAGACTTTTGCAAGTTTTGTGTGCTTATAGATTGTTTTTGCCTTTTGCAAGTATTACTATTTCTACGCGTGAAAGAGCAGGATTTAGAGATGGGGTTGTTAAGCTTGGAGCTACTAAAATGAGTGCAGGTGCGAGCGTGGGAGTGGGTGAGCGTCAAGGTGATAAAAAAGGTGATGATCAATTTCAAACCAGCGATACACGAAGCGTCGATGAAATTTTAACTATGCTAAAAAATGCAAATTTACAAGCTATAATGAGTGATAATATTTATGTGGGATAA
- a CDS encoding thiazole synthase, with the protein MKKLKIGKYEFNSRFILGSGKFSFELIKSAIEEAKVEIITLALRRVNDKGIENILDFIPKHIKLLPNTSGARNANEALRIARLARELGCGDMIKVEVISDSKYLLPDNYESIKAVELLANEGFTPLVYMYPDLYAARAMASAGAAAIMPLGAPIGSNKGLKTKEFIQILLNEISLPIIVDAGIGNPAQACEAMQMGVSAVMANTAIAQAKDVAKMAKAFTLAIEAGYNAYLAGIANESMPSASSPLSGFLRD; encoded by the coding sequence ATGAAAAAATTAAAAATAGGAAAATATGAATTTAATTCTAGGTTTATTTTAGGTTCTGGAAAATTTTCTTTTGAGCTTATAAAATCAGCCATTGAAGAAGCAAAAGTTGAGATTATCACCTTAGCTTTGCGTAGGGTAAATGATAAAGGCATAGAAAATATACTTGATTTTATCCCAAAGCATATCAAGCTTTTACCAAATACTTCAGGTGCAAGAAATGCGAATGAAGCATTGCGTATAGCAAGACTTGCAAGAGAACTTGGTTGTGGAGACATGATTAAGGTTGAAGTGATTAGCGATAGTAAGTATTTATTGCCAGATAATTATGAAAGTATAAAAGCAGTGGAACTTTTAGCAAATGAGGGTTTTACGCCTTTGGTTTATATGTATCCTGATTTATATGCAGCACGTGCTATGGCTAGTGCGGGAGCTGCTGCTATAATGCCACTTGGAGCCCCTATAGGAAGCAATAAAGGCTTAAAAACTAAAGAATTTATACAAATTTTACTTAATGAAATTAGTTTGCCTATTATCGTAGATGCAGGTATAGGAAATCCCGCACAAGCTTGTGAAGCTATGCAAATGGGAGTAAGTGCGGTGATGGCAAATACTGCCATAGCTCAAGCTAAAGATGTGGCAAAAATGGCAAAGGCTTTTACTTTGGCTATAGAGGCAGGATACAATGCGTATTTAGCAGGCATAGCAAATGAAAGCATGCCAAGTGCAAGCTCGCCTTTGAGTGGTTTTTTAAGAGATTAA
- the thiF gene encoding thiamine biosynthesis protein ThiF, whose protein sequence is MRIKFNGSLIDTSSKNTLEFFQSVSKNENDVWIVNGFATKENLDLKENDELFCIEKNTLPPYEALDAMMRARHTPKLHDKLKKASVAVCGLGGLGSHIAINLARSGVGRLHLIDFDVVEPSNLNRQAYMVEDLGKFKAEALKDQIAKINPFIEVFAQVLKVEKENIAELFTNDDVVCEAFDSAKYKALLAQNFHQFYPEKALICASGLAGYGDSNSIQTKKIAKNFYVCGDLKNEAKVGNGLMAPRVNICAGHQANLVLELLASE, encoded by the coding sequence ATGAGAATTAAATTTAATGGTAGTTTAATAGATACGTCTTCAAAAAATACTTTGGAATTTTTTCAAAGTGTGAGTAAAAATGAAAACGATGTATGGATAGTCAATGGTTTTGCTACAAAGGAAAATTTAGACTTAAAAGAAAATGATGAGCTTTTTTGTATAGAAAAAAATACCTTACCACCATACGAAGCTCTTGATGCGATGATGAGAGCAAGACATACTCCAAAACTTCATGATAAACTTAAAAAGGCAAGTGTGGCAGTGTGCGGGCTTGGTGGGCTTGGTTCGCACATAGCTATAAATTTAGCAAGAAGTGGGGTTGGTAGGCTTCATTTGATTGATTTTGATGTGGTTGAGCCAAGCAATCTTAACCGCCAAGCTTATATGGTGGAAGATTTAGGTAAATTTAAGGCTGAAGCTTTAAAAGATCAAATTGCTAAAATTAATCCTTTTATAGAAGTATTTGCACAAGTTTTAAAGGTAGAAAAAGAAAATATAGCCGAGCTTTTTACAAATGATGATGTAGTTTGCGAAGCCTTTGATAGTGCAAAGTATAAAGCTCTTTTAGCACAAAATTTTCATCAATTTTATCCAGAAAAAGCTTTAATATGTGCTTCTGGCTTAGCAGGATATGGCGATAGTAATAGCATACAAACAAAAAAAATAGCAAAAAACTTTTATGTTTGTGGTGATTTAAAAAATGAGGCAAAAGTAGGCAATGGACTTATGGCCCCACGTGTAAATATTTGCGCAGGACATCAAGCAAATTTAGTTTTAGAGCTTTTAGCGAGTGAGTAA
- the thiS gene encoding sulfur carrier protein ThiS: protein MIINGQKLELKELRFMDYVKEKQLKIEFIALELNGEIIPRDKFENLILKENDKVEIVTFVGGG from the coding sequence ATGATTATCAATGGACAAAAGCTTGAGTTAAAAGAGCTTAGATTTATGGATTATGTTAAAGAAAAGCAATTAAAAATAGAATTTATCGCCTTAGAATTAAATGGAGAAATTATCCCAAGGGATAAATTTGAAAATTTAATTTTAAAGGAAAATGATAAAGTAGAAATCGTTACTTTTGTGGGCGGTGGTTAA
- the dapE gene encoding succinyl-diaminopimelate desuccinylase, translated as MQVVEIFKELSKFKSITPDDDGALNYIAVELSDFEAFFIEKEGVKNLLLTKKFSDDGEHLAFGGHVDVVPAGEGWSSDPFEPLEKDGFIYVRGAQDMKSGVAAFMCAVKEVENFKGRISLILTSDEEGEAKFGTLEVLKFMQEKDMLPDFAVVAEPTCDKKFGDSIKIGRRGSINAKLLIKGKQGHVAYPQKCINPVHNFASALKFLAGFDLDPGDEVFAPSKIVITDIRGGMEVCNVTPNDLKLMFNVRNSPQTSLEDVKVYVEKICEGLDYELSIDQSSKPFLTQSDSKIVQKLNESVQKITQVVPELNTKGGTSDARYFAEFGVKVVEFGVCNDRIHAIDERVSIEELEKLYLVFKDLLENFNQEKV; from the coding sequence ATGCAAGTAGTTGAGATTTTTAAAGAATTAAGTAAATTTAAATCTATTACTCCAGATGATGATGGGGCATTAAATTATATCGCAGTGGAGTTAAGTGATTTTGAAGCTTTTTTTATAGAAAAAGAAGGTGTGAAAAATCTTTTGCTGACTAAAAAATTTAGCGATGATGGTGAGCATTTGGCTTTTGGCGGGCATGTGGATGTAGTGCCTGCGGGAGAGGGTTGGAGTAGTGATCCTTTTGAGCCTTTAGAAAAAGATGGGTTTATTTATGTAAGAGGTGCGCAAGATATGAAAAGTGGTGTCGCTGCTTTTATGTGTGCGGTTAAAGAAGTAGAAAATTTCAAAGGAAGAATTTCGCTGATTTTAACAAGCGATGAAGAAGGCGAGGCTAAATTTGGCACGCTTGAAGTGCTTAAATTTATGCAAGAAAAAGATATGCTACCTGATTTTGCTGTGGTTGCTGAGCCAACTTGTGATAAAAAATTTGGAGATAGTATTAAAATAGGGCGTCGTGGTTCTATCAATGCAAAATTACTTATCAAAGGTAAGCAAGGTCATGTGGCTTACCCACAAAAATGCATTAATCCTGTGCATAATTTTGCTTCAGCTTTAAAATTTTTAGCAGGATTTGATCTTGACCCAGGCGATGAGGTATTTGCGCCTTCTAAAATCGTCATTACTGATATACGCGGCGGTATGGAAGTGTGCAATGTAACCCCAAATGATTTAAAGTTAATGTTTAATGTAAGAAATTCCCCACAAACTAGCTTAGAAGATGTTAAAGTTTATGTAGAAAAAATTTGCGAAGGGCTTGATTATGAGTTGAGCATAGATCAAAGCTCAAAGCCTTTTTTAACACAAAGCGATTCTAAAATTGTACAAAAACTAAATGAAAGTGTGCAAAAAATCACTCAAGTGGTACCAGAACTTAACACCAAAGGTGGTACAAGTGATGCAAGATATTTTGCTGAGTTTGGTGTGAAGGTAGTAGAATTTGGCGTGTGCAATGATAGAATTCATGCAATTGATGAGAGAGTGAGTATAGAAGAGCTTGAAAAATTATATTTAGTTTTTAAAGATTTACTAGAGAATTTTAACCAGGAAAAAGTATGA
- a CDS encoding LysE family transporter produces MLEVILNGIILGMGVAVPFGPVNILILNTALSSFKNAFCVGLGALSADVLFLVLINLGLLSFANNEFFYKILAVFGFFFLSFMVFLMLRKTRKVNLNKVNKTHPLKGFSKGFLLNVTNPYVIGFWVSVAGLSMQSENSFALLFGLVGFIVFWIFTLSFFVSKFKALVKNKHIFYINLFSAFILEYFALSMLYKAFIG; encoded by the coding sequence ATGCTAGAAGTAATTTTAAATGGAATTATACTAGGCATGGGTGTTGCTGTGCCTTTTGGACCTGTGAATATTTTGATCTTAAATACTGCTTTGTCTTCTTTTAAAAATGCTTTTTGTGTGGGGCTTGGTGCATTAAGTGCTGATGTGCTTTTTTTGGTTTTGATTAATCTTGGACTTTTAAGTTTTGCAAATAATGAATTTTTTTATAAAATACTAGCTGTTTTTGGCTTTTTCTTTTTAAGTTTTATGGTGTTTTTAATGTTAAGAAAAACAAGAAAAGTTAACCTTAACAAGGTGAACAAAACTCACCCTTTAAAAGGCTTTAGCAAAGGATTTTTATTAAACGTTACAAATCCTTATGTCATAGGCTTTTGGGTGAGTGTAGCAGGGCTTAGTATGCAGAGCGAAAATTCTTTTGCTTTGCTTTTTGGTTTGGTGGGTTTTATTGTGTTTTGGATTTTTACTTTATCGTTTTTTGTGTCTAAATTTAAAGCCCTTGTAAAAAATAAACATATATTTTACATTAATCTTTTTTCAGCATTTATTTTAGAGTATTTTGCTCTTTCTATGCTGTATAAAGCTTTTATAGGATAA
- a CDS encoding SIR2 family NAD-dependent protein deacylase, producing the protein MKNIMILSGAGLSAPSGIKTFRASGGLWEEHDVMEVCSATGFRKNPKKVLEFYNKRRKELASVKPNHAHEIIALLKQKFPKQISILTQNVDDLLERAGCEEVVHLHGFLPELRCLECENIFNIGYESSDDKICPKCQSKSVRHNIVMFEEMAPNYKILYEKLQNCDLFVCIGTSGQVLPVGEYARVCKQSILNNLDEDKYLESNFTKVYIEDVCTAIDKIKTDIEKFLEIKC; encoded by the coding sequence ATGAAAAACATTATGATATTAAGCGGAGCGGGTTTGTCTGCTCCAAGTGGTATAAAAACTTTTAGAGCTAGTGGTGGGCTTTGGGAAGAACATGATGTGATGGAAGTTTGCTCTGCAACTGGCTTTAGAAAAAATCCTAAAAAAGTTTTGGAATTTTATAATAAAAGAAGAAAAGAATTAGCTAGTGTCAAGCCAAATCATGCACATGAAATCATCGCTTTATTAAAACAAAAATTTCCAAAACAAATAAGTATTTTAACTCAAAATGTAGATGATTTGTTAGAACGAGCAGGATGTGAAGAAGTGGTACATTTACATGGCTTTTTGCCTGAACTTAGGTGTTTAGAGTGTGAAAATATTTTTAACATAGGCTATGAAAGTAGTGATGATAAAATTTGTCCTAAATGCCAAAGTAAGAGTGTAAGACATAATATCGTAATGTTTGAAGAAATGGCACCAAATTATAAAATTTTATATGAGAAATTACAAAATTGTGATTTATTTGTATGTATAGGTACAAGTGGGCAGGTTTTGCCCGTGGGAGAGTATGCAAGAGTATGCAAGCAAAGTATATTAAACAATCTTGATGAGGATAAATATCTAGAAAGTAATTTTACTAAAGTTTATATAGAAGATGTTTGCACAGCCATTGATAAAATCAAAACTGATATAGAAAAATTTTTGGAAATAAAATGCTAG
- a CDS encoding endonuclease MutS2, with translation MQEQFFKKLDLDTYIEDFKGLFARDKEFFLQGDSKLHHKRINELSLIDFNPPPMIEELNSALTHLSKQGILHLSQSFEFIKICKYFKYLKGLKFEESLKEWLLKIEIPQVILELFEYFDEKGEIKESIDERLVNLNLALKMKKESLIAEFKKLTYAKSLSVYLIDTQIHLINGMEALLLRGGFNHVLKAKIIGRSSGGGFYVVPLSVEKIQSQIDEVKDAKEEIFYEYAKKISLVFYKNLMFLKFINNAFDLFDHYSARVLMAKKHDYEFVLTDSSNNLSLYNFAHPALKNAKSVNIEFNKKVLIITGVNAGGKSMLLKGILSAALLAKHLLPMRINAQKSQIGNFKEFDAILEDPQNVKNDISTFAGRMLHFSKLLGKKNVLLGIDEIELGTDFEEAACLYTELISKLLEQDNKIIITTHHKRLAMLLAKNSQVELIAALYDEELSRPKYEFLKGTIGKSYAFETALRYGISANLVQNAKKLYGEDKENLEEMVSKNINLELSLRKKNEELGKKEAKVDEILLSLKDQKEKNEQEFKKLVSNLEFKYHKAIEEAKKTINLKDIKEKQRSLNKANELKKSIILPSMEQNEELRVGDFVKYEKIKGKITAISKNDAIIQSDGLSLRVPLKLLKKSNQTPKQKVKSSVSITRPSALNMILDLHGLRSDEALERLDKFISDALIVGFDEVIVYHGIGTGKLAFAVKEFLKAHKSVKSFNDAPINQGGFGAKVVKL, from the coding sequence ATGCAAGAGCAATTTTTTAAAAAGCTAGATTTAGATACTTATATAGAAGATTTCAAAGGACTTTTTGCAAGAGACAAAGAATTTTTTTTACAAGGTGATAGCAAACTTCATCATAAAAGAATCAACGAACTCTCGCTGATTGATTTTAATCCACCACCTATGATAGAAGAGCTAAATAGTGCTTTAACTCATCTTAGCAAACAAGGAATTTTACATTTAAGTCAAAGCTTTGAATTTATTAAAATCTGTAAGTATTTTAAGTATTTAAAGGGCTTAAAATTTGAAGAAAGTTTGAAAGAATGGCTTTTAAAAATAGAAATTCCACAGGTTATTTTAGAACTTTTTGAGTATTTTGATGAAAAGGGTGAAATTAAAGAAAGTATTGATGAAAGACTTGTTAATTTAAATTTAGCTCTAAAAATGAAAAAAGAAAGCTTGATAGCTGAGTTTAAAAAACTCACATATGCTAAAAGTCTTAGTGTGTATTTAATCGATACACAAATTCATCTTATAAATGGTATGGAGGCCTTGCTTTTACGTGGTGGGTTTAATCATGTCTTAAAAGCAAAAATCATAGGTAGAAGTAGTGGCGGTGGATTTTATGTGGTGCCTTTGAGTGTGGAAAAAATTCAAAGCCAAATTGATGAAGTCAAAGATGCCAAAGAAGAGATTTTTTATGAATATGCTAAAAAAATTAGCTTGGTTTTTTATAAAAATTTGATGTTTTTAAAATTTATTAATAATGCTTTTGATTTATTTGATCATTATAGTGCTAGAGTTTTGATGGCTAAAAAACATGATTATGAGTTTGTTTTAACTGATAGTTCTAATAATTTAAGTTTATATAACTTCGCACATCCGGCTTTAAAAAATGCAAAAAGTGTAAATATAGAATTTAATAAAAAAGTTTTAATCATCACAGGTGTAAATGCAGGTGGTAAGTCTATGCTTTTAAAAGGAATTTTAAGCGCAGCTTTACTTGCAAAGCATTTACTTCCTATGAGAATTAACGCACAAAAAAGTCAAATAGGAAATTTTAAAGAATTTGATGCGATTTTAGAAGATCCACAAAATGTAAAAAACGATATTTCTACTTTTGCAGGAAGAATGTTGCATTTTTCTAAGCTTTTGGGTAAGAAAAATGTTTTATTAGGAATTGATGAGATAGAGCTTGGGACAGATTTTGAAGAAGCAGCGTGTTTATATACCGAGCTTATTTCTAAGCTTTTAGAGCAAGATAATAAAATCATCATCACAACTCACCACAAACGCCTTGCAATGCTTTTAGCTAAAAATTCACAAGTTGAACTCATCGCTGCTTTGTATGATGAAGAGCTTTCAAGGCCAAAATATGAGTTTTTAAAAGGTACCATAGGTAAATCTTATGCATTTGAGACAGCTTTAAGGTATGGTATAAGTGCGAATTTAGTGCAAAATGCTAAAAAACTTTATGGAGAAGATAAAGAAAATTTAGAAGAAATGGTGAGTAAAAACATCAATCTTGAGCTTTCTTTACGTAAAAAAAATGAAGAGCTTGGGAAAAAAGAAGCCAAGGTAGATGAAATTTTACTTTCACTCAAAGATCAAAAAGAAAAAAACGAGCAAGAATTTAAAAAGCTTGTTTCTAATTTAGAGTTTAAATATCACAAAGCCATAGAAGAAGCTAAAAAAACGATAAATTTAAAAGATATCAAAGAAAAACAAAGAAGTCTAAATAAAGCTAATGAGCTTAAAAAAAGCATTATTTTACCAAGTATGGAGCAAAATGAAGAGCTTAGGGTGGGCGACTTTGTCAAATACGAAAAAATCAAAGGTAAAATCACAGCTATTTCTAAAAATGATGCGATAATTCAAAGTGATGGATTAAGTTTGCGTGTACCATTAAAGCTTCTTAAAAAAAGCAATCAAACCCCTAAGCAAAAGGTAAAATCAAGTGTTAGTATAACTCGCCCAAGTGCTTTAAATATGATTTTAGATTTACACGGCTTAAGAAGCGATGAAGCACTTGAAAGACTTGATAAATTTATCTCTGATGCTTTGATAGTGGGTTTTGATGAGGTGATAGTTTATCATGGTATAGGCACAGGAAAATTAGCTTTTGCGGTAAAAGAGTTTTTAAAAGCTCACAAAAGCGTAAAAAGCTTTAATGATGCACCGATTAATCAAGGTGGTTTTGGCGCTAAGGTGGTTAAATTGTAA